The genome window AAACATGGTTATAAAGCTTAAAGGTATCCCTAGACAAAGTATTTGAAGTACAGGAACTGCAGCAATCCATTTATCACCAAGTAGTAATGCTACTATCTCAGGGGCAGCTACCAGAATACCAAAGCAAACAGGTATAATTAAAGTTGCTAAAAATGTAATACTTGATAAATAAGCTTTTCCCAATCTTTCATTATCAGACTGTAATTTGCTGAATGAAGGAAACATAACCTTGATTATTGTACGGGTAAGCATGTGCATAGGCTGGCTAATCAACTCTCTTGAGCGGTTATAAATACCAAGTCTGAAGTCTCCTAAAAAGCGTCCGATAAGTATGGTATCCAAGTTTATGCTCAGGAATTCCAGAAAACTGATAAGTGACATTCTGCTACCATAGCTGAAGAGCGGCTTATATACTTGCCAGTCGAATGTGAACAGTATATTATGACGCACTACTGCATATGCTCCAATTAACAAAATAACCATCTGTAGCAGTGTTGCATAGATCAGGCTCCATACGCCAAAGCCTAAATAAGCAAGTGTTATACCAGCGCCGAGGTAAGATATTATGTAAGAGACAGTTTCTAGAATACTAATTGCTTTGAACTGCATGTTGCGCTCCAGCAAGCTCAGAGCAGTAGAAGACAAGCCACTGATAAGAAATGCGAAAGCCATTGCTCTAACAATTGGTATAGCATCCGGGTTTTTGAAAAACATGGCAGCTATAGGCGCTACAGCCCAAATTATACCTGTAAAAAGTAATCCAAGTATAGCTGAAGATGTAAAGGCTGCCCTAATATGGTCTTTAGTAAGTTCTTCCTGCTGAACTACAGCCTTATTTAAACCAAGATTGGCAAAATAACTACCAAATCGAATTATTACTCCAGCAATGGCTACTAAACCAAAAGCCTCAGGACTAAGTATCCTGGCCATAATGGCGGTATAACCAATCTGCATTACGGCATTGGCTATCGTAGAAGCAGATCCCCACTTTATACCATTCACCGCCTTCGAAGCCAAATTATCACTCATATAGAATTGTTGTATGTTTATATGCCTGTAACTATAAAGACAGATACAGGCATATAAATCAATGTTGGATACTGTTAAATAGCGTGCAGTTTATACATAGTAGTAAGAAGCCTTTTTCTTATATCCGTACTCGTACGTGTTGCTGTAATCCAGATCATTAATGATCATGTATAGGTTTTTGATCTTTTTAGCAGCATACAACTCATTGATCTGCCCAAGCATTCCTTTATCTGTGTATTTATGTTTCACCACATATAGGTTTGTATCCAAGTGCTTCATCAGGATAAAATATTCAGATACAAAACCGATTGGCGGAGTATCAACTACTATGTAATCATACTGCTCTTTTAATTTTTCAATAAGTTCACGCATTTTAGGCAATTCAAGCAGTCGAATTGCATTTTCAGGTATAGGTCCACAAGGGATAATATCCAAATTTTCGATTTCGGTCGATTGTATAACTTCTTCTAATGGCAGCCCCTGCATCAGGAAAGAAGAAAGGCCCGCTGCGTTATTTGTGTTGAAATATTTTCCAAAAGTAGGTTTACGCATGTCAGATTCAATTAGTACAACTCTCTTACCGGACATGGCTAGTTCACTACTTAAGTTAACCGAACAGAACGTCTTGCCCTCTCCCGAAATAGATGATGTAACACCTACTACTTTAAAACTGCTCTCAGACAACAAGTACTGTAGGTTAATACGGATAGATCTAAATGATTCTGCAATTGCAGAGCGTGGATTGTTTTTAACTGCCAGTTTATCTGATTTGCTGCCATGTGCCACCACGCCTAAGAATGGAATACTTGTGATAGCATTCAAGTCATTTTTCCCTTGTATAGTATTATCAACATTACTTATCAGCACAATTAAACCAGCAGGGATTGCTAAGCCAATCAGTAATGCCAACATGTAAATCATTTTTGGTTTTACGTTGATAGGGCCTACACTGGCAAGCGCTGCATGATCAACTATTTTCTTGTCAGTAGTGTTAGTAGCCAATGCTATAGCTGCTTCTGCACGCTTTTCTAACAGGAAATCATAACGTTTATTAATAAATTCTGCCTGGCTTTGCAGATCCATAAGACGTCTTTCGTTTTCAGGTATTTTGGCAAGGCTGGTCTCAATCTGATTCATTCTTCGATCCACATCTTTCAGAGATATGTCAGCGGAACGGATCAGATTTTTTAGGTTAGCAATGATAGAGCTTTTAGTGCTTGCTATCTTGCCTTCTAAAACCTGTAACAGCTGGTTTTTTTGTGTAGCGTTAACTTCATAGCCGGCTTTTTGCTTGTTCAGTTCAGACAACTCCAAGAATAGGTTGTTTAAATTTGGATTCTGGATACCAGCTACTGTAGGTGATACAGATTGGGCGATACCATCACCATTCTGAATCTGTTCCAGAATGTTCTGATAGTATATTTTGTCAGTTGTAATTTGTGCTCTTTCAATCTCTAACTGCGACAGTTTTTCATAGTTAATGTTAGATTGTACATCAATATTTGCTATTCGGTTTGCTGATCTGAAAGAAGAAAGTGCCTGCTTACTTTGCCTTAAAGAATCAGTTAGCATGGCTAATTCATTCTCAATAAATTCTAGGGTTTTGCGCCCATTCTGATTCTTTTCTTGAAGGTCATTGGCTACATAAGTATCCATGAGTGTGTTCAGGAACAGGATCTCTTTTTCAGGTATACTTCCTTTGCTAACTAGCCATAGTACCCTTGCTTCACGTTCAATCGGTGAAACTTCTAGATGAGCCTGATGCTGGCTCACTTGACTATCTAAGCTATTAATAATGAAGTAATGCTCCTTTGCAGGAGCAACATCTACGTTCTTTGATGGCTCCAAAGTAAAACTTAAGTACTTATCCTTATAAGGCTTTCCTACAGGTAATACTTTTGTGAACTCAACCTCAGGTAAATACTCCTTTACGGTGTGGTTCTTGAAATTGTAGTGCGCAACATCTTTCCCTTTAACTGTTAGCTCATATTTATTGCCAGGAAGCATGCGTACAGTCATAGGCACATCTACTAATTGATGAGCATTTGTGTCCAATTTTATAGTATAAGGCGCAGACTCATACTGTTCTTCTACAATTATATCTGTTATGCTATTTAACCAATGATCACTCACCTTATAATAGGATACATTAAAGTCGAGGCGTAGCATTGCTTTTCTGATCATTTCAGTTGATTTGATCAGGCCAATCTCATCTTCCACTTTAATACCCTTATTCTGTACTTCAAGTAGGTTAAGTAATTCCTGAGCTTTTTTAGAACCTGTGTGTTGATCACCAAGCAAAATTGTAGCGCTGAACTTATAGAGACGCTCAGAGCTTTTTACATACACATAGGCAACAGCTAATGAGACTATAGCAAATAATAGAAACAAATACCACTTTGCTTTGAACTTGAAAAGCCAGCTTTTTAGGTCTATTTCATGTTCTTTTGTATTCTTCTTCATGGGGGTTATTTCACAAAATTTAAAAATAAAGCTGCTGTCGAGACTACACCCAATACTACAGATATAATTACAAGGTTTTCACGCTTCAGATGTGTCTTGCGAGGCTCTATATATAGTACGTCGTTTGGCAACAGGTAGTAGTATGGTGATTGTACGAGGCTTGGGTCTGTCAGGTCAAGTAATATCACCTCCGAGCCTCCTGGTTTTTGGCGAATAAGTTTTATGTTCTGGCGATTAGCACCCTGCCTTAAATCTCCGGCCATAGCAAGACCTTCCAACAGGTTGGCTTGTTCATTGTAAACATGGTAGTAGCCTGGGTTCTCGACTTCGCCCAGGATGCTTATTTTAAAACTGATTAGCTTTACTACAACGGTAGCACCATTAAGGTAGCGATCAAGATTACGCTGAATGAGTTGCTGTGCCTGTAAAGTATTCATGCCAGCAACCTTTAGTTTACCAACGTTAGGTAGGTTAATGTTACCTTCACTATCAATAGAATATCCGCTCAGGTACATACTGCCTGGTTCAGCTACCCCAAATCCGTTGGTTGGGCTGATGATGTTATATATTTCCGATAATTCACTTTCCGCACTCAGTACCTTAACAGATAATACATCATTTACCTGTAACTTATAATCTGGTACATTGTTGTTAAATGTAGTAGGAGTGGTGTTCTTCAGATTTTCATTTTGCATGTAAACCAACTCTTTTTTTGTAACGCATGAGCTGACTACCATCAGGCAGAATAAAAAATAAAATATGTTTTTCATGTTCATGATTAAGGGTGTTACGTCCTGAACGTATGGTGTTTAAGGAGCTGCAACCAGCGAGATATGCATTTCTAATGGATGCTGGTTTGCATTAATTCAGCCATATATACTGCGAATGCACAAAAAAGATGCTGAAACATTTAAATATTCTGATGGATAAATAAGAGATTGTTATAATGCTATCAACTGAAGAGAATAGCAGCTTTAGAGGATGTTATGTAGTGTAAATATGTGGTTGTATGACTGTTATAGTAAAGTATAACTAACAGGCGGTGCATACAGTATAAGACAAGGAAATAGCAGCTAGCCTGCTGCTTTTTTATAGCTTATTTTTGCATGAAGACAACTATACGAAAAGCCATACACCAGATGGATGTGTTGATGGCTCCCCTTATACTTTCTGCTGTTAAAGAACAGAATGCACTGAATACATATCTTTTCCATGCTCTTTTCCTGAATAAGGAAGAGTTGACTAAGAACCAGGCAGACCCACAACAACAGGTTACTGTAGATGTATTCCGCAGATTCGTGGCCTACCATAAAAACAAAGGCTACACTTTTGTATCTCCAGTTGATGTGCTGAATGGCCTTGATCCGGAAAAGAAGTATATAATGATCACATTTGACGATGGATATTATAATAACCTTCGTGCGTTACCAGTGCTTGAAGAATTCAATGTACCTGCCTTATTCTTTATTTCAGCAAATCATGTTCGGAATGGGAAAGCATTCTGGTGGGATGTAGCCTACCGTGAAGGGAAAAAAGCAGGTATGACAGATGCAGCAATTAGTATTGAAAAAGAATATTTGCTAACCTTGACCGATGATGCTATTGATAGCCACCTTATATCAAAGTATGGTATCGATTGCCTTACACCAATAAGTGAAACAGACCGACCATTAACACCAGATGAATTAAATAAATTTGCACAACATCCGCTGGTACATATTGGCAATCATACCTGCGACCATGCTGTGTTGCCAAACTATACAACAGCAGGTATAAAAGAGCAGATAAGCCAGGCACAGGATATATTAGAAGATATTGTTGGTTATAGACCTGTTACCATAGCTTACCCTTGTGGGGAATATAATGATAAAGTCTTAGAGGTGTGTCAGCAGGAGGGTATAAAGTTAGGTATTACAGTGCATCATGCTAAGAACTTTAATCCGCAGCTATACGAAATGAAAAACTTGCTTACACTTAATCGCTTTACTATTTGGGGTAACGAAGATCTTATTAGTCAATGCAATTTTTACCGATCAGATTATCATATGCTAGATAAGATGAAAAAGGTATTGAAAAAAATTAAAGTATAAGCTTCTACAAAATTTAGATCATCTAAGTCAGGCGTTAGTAGCATCTGAATTAGATGATCTAAAAGTATAAATCTATACCTTCTTTCTTAGAAAGTCTATAACATGGGTGGAGTCTTTGAAGGAAGTGCGCTGAGGTAAACCTTCATACTCAGTACGGTAAAATAACTCTTTTCTTGTCTCAAGCTCCATTGGGTCCTCTGAGATGTCGCTGTTCCAGCCGACCAAGAGTAGACCATCAGGTTTAAGAATAGTATGTAAAGCTTTGTAAGTTTGTGCCTGCATATCTGGTGTGTTAACACCATGCCCGAAAACACCATTCAGTAGTACTATATCAAAGCTGCTTGCTTCCACATGTTTATCAATATCTAAAATACTTGCTACTAAGTGTTGCTTACCACCCCATATTACATTGTTTTCATCAATATCAACTGTGACCAGATCAACACCTTTGCTGAAGTATTTAAGTGATTCCCAAGTATAAAAAGCACAACCAACAAACAAAATGCGGCCTGCTTTAATATTTGAAAGCCGAGGGAAAAGTTGTTTATCTAACCAGATACGGTCTGATTGTTTTTTGAAATAGCTGGTATCTAGGCGCAAGTGCAGAAGGAGCCATCGTTTTATAGGGATATATACTAATTTTTTTAATGATGAACCAGATGTCGTGCCCATAGTTGTGCCTGGAGCTGTTAAAGGTTTTGCCATGCAAGTATAGGGTTAAAGGGGTTAGATAATTTCCAGTCTATACTGTTGCAGCTATGCTTAGGTTATATTCTTTGGCTCTAATTGTCAAACAAAAAAGAACCACTCCCGGTGGTGCAGTAAATGCAGTGCAGGAGTGGTTTACCTTTGGCTTTATCTTTAAGCTATTACTCAATCCATTTTGTACGCTTTTGTTTAGGTGTGCGCTGTTTACGCTGCATCCTTATAGCATCAGAAGGCCTACGCTCCAGTTGCTGTGCAAAACCATCGTTATGTTCCAGAATACTACCTTTTAGTTTCCAGCCCATTGGGATAAAATCAGCTACTCTTGTAGCCAAAGAATCAAGATCAGGTGCGATTATAATATTGTACTCCATAATATTGTCTACTAACTTCAAGTACAATATATAAAATATAAACACAGGTTGTACGGCCGCGCTACGAAAATTTAATAAAATAAGTTACGTTCTTGTAAATATTTATTGATCTAAGGGTATAGTTATATAATTGTGTAGTATTTGCTATGGTTATGATGGATAAGTGCAATTGTGGTAGAGAGGGCAGGGAGATTTAAAGAGCTTTTTAAGAGCCAAACTATAGTTCAGTAACTTATAAGTTAAGCTGCTATTCTGTTGAGGTAACTGTTGAACAACGGAAAATAAAGTATAAATTATTCAGTAACAGAAAGATAAGAGTCTTGAAGTAGAAGAGGAAGTATAGATTATACTTCCGGTTCTTCCAACGTATCCATTTTTATTTTTTCGATGAGCAGGTAATTTTTGAACTGATGGATCAGGCGGGTCATTTCCTGCTCTTTCTGGTCCAGTGCCGTCACTTCTTCATCAGAGTCCTGAAGTACAGGGCGAAGGCGGTTCAGGCTTTCCTGCATCTGTGCTATAGATTGTACAATATGCTCACGCATTGTTTCATTCTGCTCTGTTTCAAGGCCTGTTTCTAATTCCCTGATGTACATCTCTAGGAACTCTACCAGGTGCCACGGATTATTTGGCCGGTTCCAGGTGAACGTGATGTTACAACGACGGCATTTGTAAGTATTGCACCGCCATCCGTGCTCGTTGCTGGTGGTTCCGGTACGTTTCAGCATATCTGAATGCTTGCATTGAGGGCACTGGGCATTATCTTCTACAACCTTCTCCAGACGTGCACGCTTATCAAGTATAATACTACGGTTTTGAGCATGATTGTAAAGTTGCTGCTCCAGGTTCTGGCAGGCAGTGGTCAGCTTTTCATGTTCTGGATCAAGCTTGCCAGATTCAATAAGCAATTTAGCGCGCTTGCTAAAAAAGCGGATAAGTTTGATCAGTTCGCGTTCATTTGCTTTAAGTTCGGGCTGCTTCATAGGTTTATCTTTTTCATAAAGGTAAGGAATCTGCCGGAAAATGTAAGTTACTTGCTCTCCCGAACACGCTTATAAATGCGAATAGCCAGCATAAGTATAGCCGAGAAAAGTATAAGGCCAACAATGCCCCATATCATACTTAGTGTGCTCTTTAGCACCACCAGGAACACGATGCTGATCAGGAAAAGTGTGGCTACTTCGTTCCAGATGCGGAGTTGGGTGGAGTTATACTTTAAAATACCCTGTTGTTGCTGTTTAAAAATAGCGTGACACAGGAAATGGTATACATATAGGCCTACTACAAAACTCAGTTTCCATACAAGCCAGTTGGGTGTTCCTCCATACAAGTGCCACATGCTCAGACCAAAGATAAGGGTAAGTATAGCCGAAGGCCAGGTAATGCCATACCACAACCGCTTCTGCATGATCTTGAATTGCTCCTGAAGTATAGACCTCTCAGGTTCAGGTTTCTCAGTAGTCTCGGCGAAATATATGAAAAGGCGCACAATGTAGAACAACCCGGCAAACCAGGTTACCACAAATATGATGTGCAGCGCCTTAACGTAAAAATAGCTCATGAACTATAGTTATAGTTGTTTGGCAAAGGTAGGTGGTAGAGTTTACAGTTGAAAGGTATTATGTTAATGTCATTTCGAGTGTATCGAGAAATATATTTCGGCTTATAGTTAAAGTCTATACTTACTTGAACTAGGCTATACTTTCAATTTAACTTCTACCCTGGGAGCTTTACTTACTTACAGTTGTCATAGTTAACTTTGGTGCCCTTACGGCCGCGGGGCCCCGTCTTCGGGCATCGCGCTGCTGATTTGAAGCTACCCTCGTACCTCGGGTTGCCTTCAGCACCGCAACAAATCAAAGGCGCTCCACCCAAAGACTGTAATCTTTCGATAGTAGATGCTCTCGCTATAGTTGAGCTGCTATAGTTGCATCGCTTTTCCAACAATGTATTTCCCTAGGGACAGGTCGCGACCTGTCCGACCCACAGGCTGTAACTATAGAACTATAACTGGTGAATTGGCTGAAGCAAAACTGTCCCCTGGAGGGGACCACAGG of Pontibacter deserti contains these proteins:
- a CDS encoding lipopolysaccharide biosynthesis protein; amino-acid sequence: MSDNLASKAVNGIKWGSASTIANAVMQIGYTAIMARILSPEAFGLVAIAGVIIRFGSYFANLGLNKAVVQQEELTKDHIRAAFTSSAILGLLFTGIIWAVAPIAAMFFKNPDAIPIVRAMAFAFLISGLSSTALSLLERNMQFKAISILETVSYIISYLGAGITLAYLGFGVWSLIYATLLQMVILLIGAYAVVRHNILFTFDWQVYKPLFSYGSRMSLISFLEFLSINLDTILIGRFLGDFRLGIYNRSRELISQPMHMLTRTIIKVMFPSFSKLQSDNERLGKAYLSSITFLATLIIPVCFGILVAAPEIVALLLGDKWIAAVPVLQILCLGIPLSFITMFAGMICDAKAALNSKIVLNVAFMVVISIFFFLFKGFGLLGFASAIVLGELVKIIFYQKIINRELNISYRQQISVYLPGVINGSIIAVAIYVVSSLFRSPDVSILVVLLAQILTGAILLAILTLFFPHKLLRADIGLLFSKLGLADNTESYQSKIMLKYKNYLTQKGFIS
- a CDS encoding GumC family protein, with product MKKNTKEHEIDLKSWLFKFKAKWYLFLLFAIVSLAVAYVYVKSSERLYKFSATILLGDQHTGSKKAQELLNLLEVQNKGIKVEDEIGLIKSTEMIRKAMLRLDFNVSYYKVSDHWLNSITDIIVEEQYESAPYTIKLDTNAHQLVDVPMTVRMLPGNKYELTVKGKDVAHYNFKNHTVKEYLPEVEFTKVLPVGKPYKDKYLSFTLEPSKNVDVAPAKEHYFIINSLDSQVSQHQAHLEVSPIEREARVLWLVSKGSIPEKEILFLNTLMDTYVANDLQEKNQNGRKTLEFIENELAMLTDSLRQSKQALSSFRSANRIANIDVQSNINYEKLSQLEIERAQITTDKIYYQNILEQIQNGDGIAQSVSPTVAGIQNPNLNNLFLELSELNKQKAGYEVNATQKNQLLQVLEGKIASTKSSIIANLKNLIRSADISLKDVDRRMNQIETSLAKIPENERRLMDLQSQAEFINKRYDFLLEKRAEAAIALATNTTDKKIVDHAALASVGPINVKPKMIYMLALLIGLAIPAGLIVLISNVDNTIQGKNDLNAITSIPFLGVVAHGSKSDKLAVKNNPRSAIAESFRSIRINLQYLLSESSFKVVGVTSSISGEGKTFCSVNLSSELAMSGKRVVLIESDMRKPTFGKYFNTNNAAGLSSFLMQGLPLEEVIQSTEIENLDIIPCGPIPENAIRLLELPKMRELIEKLKEQYDYIVVDTPPIGFVSEYFILMKHLDTNLYVVKHKYTDKGMLGQINELYAAKKIKNLYMIINDLDYSNTYEYGYKKKASYYYV
- a CDS encoding polysaccharide biosynthesis/export family protein; the protein is MKNIFYFLFCLMVVSSCVTKKELVYMQNENLKNTTPTTFNNNVPDYKLQVNDVLSVKVLSAESELSEIYNIISPTNGFGVAEPGSMYLSGYSIDSEGNINLPNVGKLKVAGMNTLQAQQLIQRNLDRYLNGATVVVKLISFKISILGEVENPGYYHVYNEQANLLEGLAMAGDLRQGANRQNIKLIRQKPGGSEVILLDLTDPSLVQSPYYYLLPNDVLYIEPRKTHLKRENLVIISVVLGVVSTAALFLNFVK
- a CDS encoding polysaccharide deacetylase family protein; this translates as MKTTIRKAIHQMDVLMAPLILSAVKEQNALNTYLFHALFLNKEELTKNQADPQQQVTVDVFRRFVAYHKNKGYTFVSPVDVLNGLDPEKKYIMITFDDGYYNNLRALPVLEEFNVPALFFISANHVRNGKAFWWDVAYREGKKAGMTDAAISIEKEYLLTLTDDAIDSHLISKYGIDCLTPISETDRPLTPDELNKFAQHPLVHIGNHTCDHAVLPNYTTAGIKEQISQAQDILEDIVGYRPVTIAYPCGEYNDKVLEVCQQEGIKLGITVHHAKNFNPQLYEMKNLLTLNRFTIWGNEDLISQCNFYRSDYHMLDKMKKVLKKIKV
- a CDS encoding class I SAM-dependent methyltransferase, whose product is MAKPLTAPGTTMGTTSGSSLKKLVYIPIKRWLLLHLRLDTSYFKKQSDRIWLDKQLFPRLSNIKAGRILFVGCAFYTWESLKYFSKGVDLVTVDIDENNVIWGGKQHLVASILDIDKHVEASSFDIVLLNGVFGHGVNTPDMQAQTYKALHTILKPDGLLLVGWNSDISEDPMELETRKELFYRTEYEGLPQRTSFKDSTHVIDFLRKKV
- a CDS encoding DUF1737 domain-containing protein, which produces MEYNIIIAPDLDSLATRVADFIPMGWKLKGSILEHNDGFAQQLERRPSDAIRMQRKQRTPKQKRTKWIE
- a CDS encoding CopD family protein, translated to MSYFYVKALHIIFVVTWFAGLFYIVRLFIYFAETTEKPEPERSILQEQFKIMQKRLWYGITWPSAILTLIFGLSMWHLYGGTPNWLVWKLSFVVGLYVYHFLCHAIFKQQQQGILKYNSTQLRIWNEVATLFLISIVFLVVLKSTLSMIWGIVGLILFSAILMLAIRIYKRVRESK